A single window of Mycolicibacterium aurum DNA harbors:
- a CDS encoding Rrf2 family transcriptional regulator, whose product MATPTNTQFAVAIHVLTYLAGADVTGPVSSDELASSVNASPVYVRRVLTPLRESGILASRPGAHGGWELTRAARSITLAEVWRLVQGDDPVLGLHGPNPLCRTGTGVQRALVAIDREVASAVEMQLSRTSVADVLRSGEFLGEPSPLNDDKPLSRR is encoded by the coding sequence GTGGCAACGCCGACCAACACTCAGTTCGCGGTGGCGATCCATGTCCTCACCTATCTCGCGGGTGCGGATGTGACGGGCCCGGTGAGCTCCGACGAACTGGCGTCCAGCGTCAATGCCAGTCCGGTCTACGTACGACGCGTCCTCACTCCGCTGCGCGAGTCGGGCATTCTGGCCTCCCGACCCGGCGCGCATGGAGGCTGGGAACTGACGCGCGCGGCGCGGTCGATCACGCTCGCCGAGGTCTGGCGGCTCGTGCAGGGCGACGATCCGGTGCTGGGCCTGCACGGCCCCAACCCTCTGTGCCGCACAGGAACCGGAGTTCAGCGTGCTCTTGTGGCGATCGACCGCGAAGTGGCGAGCGCAGTCGAGATGCAGCTCAGCCGCACCAGCGTCGCCGATGTGCTGCGGTCGGGTGAGTTCCTGGGTGAGCCGTCGCCGCTGAACGACGACAAGCCGCTCAGCCGCCGTTGA
- a CDS encoding ArsR/SmtB family transcription factor produces MRPAAPPVSTGDPGGVCCSPLTGGVIDTATAQHLAGMFKALADPARVKLLSLIAASAGDEACICDLTGPLGLSQPTVSHHMKLLADAGLVSREQRGKWAYYRIDNAALDRLAAAVSTRI; encoded by the coding sequence ATGCGTCCCGCCGCCCCGCCCGTCTCGACCGGCGATCCGGGCGGCGTCTGCTGCTCACCGCTCACCGGCGGTGTCATCGATACCGCCACCGCCCAACACCTCGCCGGCATGTTCAAGGCGCTCGCCGATCCAGCCCGGGTCAAGCTGCTGTCCCTCATCGCGGCCTCCGCCGGCGACGAGGCCTGCATCTGCGATCTGACCGGCCCGCTCGGCCTCAGTCAACCCACGGTGTCGCATCACATGAAGCTTCTCGCGGACGCCGGTCTGGTCAGCCGGGAGCAGCGTGGAAAGTGGGCCTACTACCGCATCGACAACGCGGCACTCGACCGCCTTGCCGCCGCGGTCTCCACCCGCATCTAG
- a CDS encoding MBL fold metallo-hydrolase codes for MRIRRLGWAGVELSAQGSSLVVDFIRDFPLLTATQPQGAFVEPVQPAAVALVTHLHQDHTDVAAIQSVVGETGTVLRPAPFVATAEEAPFTESAEAELAASSLDVRVVSEWQRHEFPPFTVTAVPAVDGLGDPQVNWVVEADGQRVFHGGDTVFHGYWWLIARRAGPIDLAVLPINGAVVDTAHLQPSSPLPAVLTPEQAAQAGALLNTQVLVPMHFGVHQPPEYVEERDAVNRFAASAGRLGMDVLTLAPGESADVTRGATDVGQAR; via the coding sequence ATGAGGATTCGACGTCTCGGCTGGGCGGGCGTGGAACTCAGCGCACAGGGGTCGTCCTTGGTGGTGGACTTCATCCGGGATTTTCCTCTCCTGACCGCGACGCAACCGCAGGGTGCGTTCGTCGAGCCGGTGCAGCCTGCGGCGGTAGCGCTGGTCACTCATCTGCACCAGGACCACACCGACGTAGCCGCGATCCAGTCGGTCGTCGGCGAGACCGGCACGGTACTGCGGCCCGCCCCCTTCGTCGCCACAGCTGAGGAAGCGCCGTTCACCGAGAGCGCCGAGGCCGAGCTCGCGGCGAGTTCGTTGGACGTGCGAGTCGTTTCCGAATGGCAGCGTCACGAGTTTCCGCCGTTCACCGTCACTGCGGTCCCCGCGGTCGACGGCCTCGGTGACCCTCAGGTCAACTGGGTCGTCGAGGCGGACGGACAGCGGGTCTTCCACGGCGGGGACACCGTCTTCCACGGTTACTGGTGGCTGATCGCCCGGCGGGCCGGACCGATCGACCTCGCCGTGCTGCCGATCAACGGCGCGGTGGTCGACACGGCGCACCTGCAACCGTCGAGTCCGCTGCCGGCCGTGCTGACCCCTGAGCAGGCCGCCCAGGCCGGCGCGCTACTGAACACACAAGTGCTTGTGCCCATGCACTTCGGCGTGCATCAGCCACCGGAGTACGTCGAGGAGCGCGATGCGGTCAACAGGTTCGCAGCCAGTGCCGGCCGCTTGGGGATGGATGTGCTGACCTTGGCGCCGGGGGAGAGTGCCGACGTCACGCGCGGCGCCACCGATGTCGGTCAGGCGCGCTGA
- a CDS encoding SDR family oxidoreductase: MRPLPRPVSRSPIELRGKRILLTGASSGIGEVAAEKLAGHGATVILVARRENLLREVADRIAARGGQAIVMPANLSDLDAVDDLVRSVGAVDVLINNAARSIRRPLLDSLDRWHDVERTIALNYYAPLRLIRGLAPGMVERGDGHIINISSWRVMPESSPYFGIYNASKAALSAVSRVIDNELAESGVQSTTIYYPLVATPMIAPTRAYDGLAALSADEAADWMVLAARTRPVRIAPRKMLPLRALDILSPRLLNGVMKRSTPRLEPTTGTGVVR, from the coding sequence ATGCGGCCGTTGCCGCGCCCGGTGTCGCGGTCGCCGATCGAACTGCGCGGTAAGCGGATCCTGCTGACCGGCGCGTCGTCGGGTATCGGTGAGGTCGCCGCCGAGAAGCTGGCCGGCCACGGCGCAACCGTCATTCTGGTGGCCCGGCGCGAGAACCTTCTCCGCGAGGTGGCCGACCGGATCGCCGCACGCGGCGGCCAGGCGATCGTCATGCCCGCGAACCTGTCGGACCTGGACGCCGTCGACGACCTGGTGCGCTCCGTGGGGGCGGTGGACGTACTCATCAACAACGCGGCCCGGTCCATCCGCAGGCCGCTGCTGGATTCGTTGGACCGCTGGCATGACGTGGAACGCACCATCGCGCTCAACTACTACGCGCCTCTCCGGCTCATCCGGGGACTGGCCCCCGGCATGGTCGAGCGTGGCGACGGGCACATCATCAACATCTCGAGTTGGCGGGTGATGCCCGAGTCGTCGCCGTACTTCGGGATCTACAACGCGTCGAAGGCGGCGCTGAGCGCCGTGAGTCGGGTCATCGACAACGAGCTCGCCGAATCCGGTGTCCAGTCGACCACCATCTATTACCCCCTGGTGGCCACCCCGATGATCGCACCCACCCGGGCCTATGACGGGCTCGCTGCCCTCAGCGCAGACGAGGCCGCCGACTGGATGGTGCTCGCCGCGCGCACCCGGCCCGTACGCATAGCCCCGCGCAAGATGCTGCCGCTGCGTGCGCTGGACATCCTGTCTCCGCGTCTGCTCAACGGAGTCATGAAGCGTTCGACGCCGCGGCTGGAACCCACCACCGGTACCGGCGTTGTCCGATAG
- a CDS encoding zinc-binding dehydrogenase produces the protein MPTYRAYQVTGQRHFELVDREIVDPDPGHVRLRVLTCGVCHSDSLGVEGQRPDPQRAVVPGHEVVGIVDAVGDGVVGWSVGDRAGIGFLGGQCGQCEWCRRGDYVNCTDQPLPGTTVDGGYAEMVYSRATGLVRVPAEFDPALAAPLLCAGVTTFNALRAGGAAPGSLVAVQGLGGLGHLGVQYAKKLGHRVAVIARGAEKADLAATLGGDHYIDSSVEDVAEALNTLGGAAAIIATAASGASMSPLLAGLRPRGRLVVVGAAPDPIEVGTADLIFGGRTIVGSLTGSSIDNEDNLNFSLAAGIAPMIEMMPFSEAPKAYDRMMSNKARFRVVLDIAQSELAGSR, from the coding sequence ATGCCGACCTATCGTGCCTACCAGGTGACCGGTCAACGTCATTTCGAACTCGTCGATCGCGAGATAGTCGACCCCGACCCCGGCCATGTGCGGCTGCGAGTACTCACCTGCGGTGTCTGCCACAGTGATTCGCTCGGAGTCGAGGGGCAGCGGCCGGACCCGCAACGAGCGGTCGTCCCCGGACATGAAGTTGTCGGGATCGTCGACGCGGTCGGCGACGGGGTCGTCGGCTGGTCGGTCGGCGACCGGGCGGGGATCGGGTTCCTCGGCGGTCAGTGTGGTCAGTGCGAATGGTGTCGTCGCGGCGACTACGTCAACTGCACCGACCAGCCCCTGCCCGGCACGACCGTCGACGGCGGCTACGCCGAGATGGTGTATTCGCGTGCCACCGGCCTGGTTCGGGTGCCTGCCGAATTCGATCCCGCACTGGCGGCGCCCCTGCTGTGCGCCGGGGTCACGACCTTCAACGCGCTTCGCGCCGGCGGTGCTGCACCCGGGAGCCTGGTGGCCGTGCAAGGGCTCGGCGGGCTCGGGCACCTCGGTGTGCAGTACGCAAAGAAGCTGGGGCACCGGGTGGCCGTCATCGCCAGGGGAGCCGAGAAGGCCGATCTGGCAGCAACACTCGGCGGTGACCACTACATCGACAGCAGCGTCGAAGACGTGGCGGAAGCACTGAACACCCTCGGTGGCGCCGCGGCGATCATCGCGACCGCGGCCAGCGGAGCGTCGATGAGCCCGCTGCTGGCCGGTCTGCGTCCGCGCGGGCGGCTGGTGGTGGTCGGTGCTGCTCCGGACCCGATCGAGGTCGGGACCGCGGATCTGATCTTCGGTGGCCGGACCATCGTCGGCAGTTTGACCGGCTCGTCGATCGACAACGAGGACAACCTGAACTTCAGCCTCGCCGCCGGGATTGCGCCGATGATCGAGATGATGCCGTTCAGCGAAGCGCCGAAGGCCTACGACCGGATGATGTCGAACAAGGCGCGCTTCCGAGTGGTTCTCGACATCGCTCAGTCAGAGCTTGCCGGGTCGCGCTAG
- a CDS encoding DMT family transporter encodes MSDRKLGYRTENLTVGALLTTAAFFCVALVGTLAKVSGQYTSTGVLLLFQNAVCLLFVAPVTVRGGWRSLRTSRLGLHLLRAAAGTACWWALFFAITQIPLANATLLTYSAPLWMPLIAWGVTRQRVAAATWAGAGVGFVGVILVLQPQGKGFSAGEVSALAGAVLLAVAMMSVRWLGATEPVSRILFYYFLLSTLMSVPIAVVDWEPIPRSAWPWLICLGFAQLFSQILIVVAYRYASAEKLGPFIYSVIVFTAVIDWVFWDHAPSPWTYAGMALVIGGGLIAMRARSPVPQRA; translated from the coding sequence TTGTCCGATAGAAAGCTCGGTTACCGCACCGAGAACCTCACCGTCGGAGCACTTCTCACCACCGCCGCGTTCTTCTGCGTGGCACTCGTCGGCACGTTGGCGAAGGTGTCGGGACAGTACACCTCGACCGGTGTCCTCCTGCTGTTCCAGAACGCGGTCTGCCTGCTGTTCGTCGCTCCGGTGACAGTGCGTGGCGGGTGGCGGTCGCTACGGACCAGCAGGCTCGGGCTCCATCTTCTGCGCGCTGCCGCCGGGACCGCATGCTGGTGGGCCTTGTTCTTCGCCATCACGCAGATACCGCTGGCCAATGCCACGCTCTTGACCTACAGCGCGCCGTTGTGGATGCCGTTGATCGCCTGGGGCGTGACCAGGCAACGGGTCGCGGCGGCCACGTGGGCCGGAGCGGGCGTGGGTTTCGTCGGGGTGATCCTGGTGCTGCAACCTCAGGGGAAGGGGTTCAGCGCCGGCGAAGTGTCCGCGCTCGCCGGCGCTGTGCTTCTGGCCGTCGCGATGATGTCGGTCCGCTGGCTGGGCGCCACCGAACCCGTCTCCCGAATTCTCTTCTACTACTTTCTGCTGTCGACCCTGATGTCGGTGCCGATCGCCGTCGTCGACTGGGAACCGATACCCCGATCTGCCTGGCCGTGGCTCATCTGCCTCGGCTTCGCGCAGTTGTTCTCGCAGATCCTCATCGTGGTCGCCTACCGCTACGCGTCGGCGGAGAAACTGGGCCCGTTCATCTACTCGGTCATCGTCTTCACCGCGGTCATCGACTGGGTGTTCTGGGACCACGCGCCGTCGCCATGGACCTACGCCGGAATGGCGTTGGTCATCGGCGGTGGGCTCATCGCCATGCGGGCACGATCGCCGGTGCCTCAGCGCGCCTGA
- a CDS encoding glycosyltransferase family protein yields MRVASVPGSHVYVRHLSHPTGDDGVLRLQDPVPSDGRKVPGGWWPPLMLDPSWVEHHHHEFEVFHVHFGFDAIGPEVLTGVVNALREHDKPLVYTVHDLRNPHQRDPAAHTELQDILVPAADELITLTPGAAAEVERRWQRHPTVSPHPHVVDRARIEAPRVRSDRFVVAVHVKSLRSNMDPLPVLDTLASALAALPDSILQINVHDEIFDPNNHWYAPAAGAALMAFGRFEHVDVRVHPYFSEDQLWEYLSAINVSVLPYRFGTHSGWLEACFDLGTAVIAPSCGFYDQQRPCGVYGFSEDAFDSASLEAAVQTEYARWSEGTPPPRADWHERKTERVLLAQRHSDIYHRAMSS; encoded by the coding sequence ATGCGTGTCGCATCGGTGCCCGGGTCGCACGTGTACGTGCGTCATCTGTCACACCCGACGGGTGACGACGGTGTGCTGCGCCTGCAGGATCCGGTTCCCTCAGACGGTCGCAAGGTCCCCGGCGGCTGGTGGCCGCCGCTGATGCTGGACCCGTCCTGGGTCGAGCATCACCACCATGAGTTCGAGGTCTTCCACGTCCACTTCGGCTTCGACGCCATCGGCCCGGAGGTTCTCACCGGCGTCGTGAACGCGCTCCGTGAACACGACAAGCCGTTGGTCTACACGGTGCACGACCTGCGGAACCCGCACCAGCGTGACCCCGCCGCCCACACCGAATTGCAGGACATTCTGGTGCCGGCCGCCGACGAGCTCATCACGCTGACGCCGGGAGCGGCCGCCGAGGTCGAGAGGCGGTGGCAAAGGCACCCGACGGTCTCGCCTCATCCGCATGTGGTGGACCGTGCCCGAATCGAGGCCCCCCGGGTTCGGTCGGACCGATTCGTGGTCGCGGTGCACGTCAAGAGCCTGCGATCCAACATGGATCCCCTTCCGGTGCTGGACACCTTGGCGTCGGCCCTGGCCGCGTTGCCGGACTCCATCCTGCAGATCAACGTCCACGACGAGATCTTCGACCCGAACAACCACTGGTACGCGCCGGCGGCCGGCGCCGCTCTGATGGCCTTCGGCCGCTTCGAGCACGTCGACGTGCGCGTCCACCCCTATTTCTCCGAAGATCAACTGTGGGAGTACCTCTCGGCGATCAACGTGTCCGTGCTGCCTTACCGGTTCGGCACGCACTCCGGCTGGTTGGAGGCGTGCTTCGATCTCGGCACCGCGGTGATCGCTCCGAGCTGCGGCTTCTACGACCAGCAACGTCCCTGCGGGGTGTACGGCTTCAGCGAGGACGCCTTCGACTCCGCGTCACTCGAAGCAGCCGTCCAGACCGAGTATGCGCGCTGGTCCGAGGGAACCCCGCCGCCGCGCGCCGACTGGCATGAGCGCAAGACCGAGCGGGTCCTGCTGGCCCAGCGTCACAGTGACATCTACCACCGGGCGATGTCGTCGTGA
- a CDS encoding NAD(P)-binding domain-containing protein: MAELPVVVIGAGPQGLAAAAHLLERGLEPVILEAGAAPGATVTQWGHVRTFSPWPELIDAAAARLLEPTGWSAPQSGYPTGSEWVAAYLVPLAAALGQRVRYNTRVQGVSRRGRDRLVSPGRAEQPFVVHVTDEAGGESRVEARAVIDASGTWTSPNPAGADGLPAIGERVAAARGAVSYLPPDQSEAAALAGKHVVVVGSGHSAMTAVIELSAIVRAHPSTTVTWVLRRGVVGETFGGGLADELPQRGALGVRSREAVTAGDVTLVTGFRTERIDLDEGRAIVVAEDGRALPPAARVLALTGFRPDLSFLSEMRIELDPILQAPVHLAPSIDPNLHSCGSVAPHGAAELAHAEPDLYIVGMKSYGRAPTFLAMTGYEQVRSVAAELAGDHDAARRVELVLPDTGVCSGAGLFDSPEDAGSGGCCGTPVASPLPASLSLNPIGG, from the coding sequence ATGGCTGAGTTGCCTGTCGTGGTGATCGGCGCCGGGCCGCAGGGCCTCGCGGCTGCGGCGCACCTGCTGGAGCGTGGGCTGGAACCGGTGATCCTGGAGGCCGGAGCGGCGCCGGGCGCGACGGTGACTCAGTGGGGACACGTCCGCACGTTCTCGCCCTGGCCCGAACTCATCGATGCCGCAGCAGCACGCCTCCTCGAGCCCACCGGCTGGAGCGCACCGCAGAGCGGTTATCCCACCGGAAGCGAGTGGGTAGCCGCCTATCTGGTGCCGCTGGCGGCCGCGCTCGGTCAGCGCGTGCGATACAACACCCGGGTGCAGGGCGTATCCCGGCGCGGCCGCGACCGGCTGGTGAGCCCCGGCCGGGCCGAGCAGCCGTTCGTCGTGCACGTCACCGACGAGGCCGGCGGGGAATCCCGGGTGGAGGCTCGGGCCGTCATCGACGCGTCCGGGACGTGGACGTCGCCGAATCCGGCGGGCGCCGACGGGCTTCCCGCGATCGGGGAACGGGTCGCGGCCGCCCGCGGCGCGGTGTCCTACCTTCCGCCAGATCAGTCGGAGGCGGCAGCGCTGGCCGGCAAGCACGTGGTGGTGGTCGGCAGCGGACATTCGGCGATGACCGCAGTGATCGAGTTGAGCGCGATCGTTCGTGCCCATCCCTCGACAACCGTCACGTGGGTGCTGCGCAGGGGAGTGGTCGGAGAGACCTTCGGCGGCGGGCTGGCTGACGAGCTCCCGCAACGCGGCGCGCTCGGGGTGCGCTCCCGCGAAGCCGTCACTGCCGGCGACGTGACACTGGTGACCGGATTCCGCACGGAGCGTATCGATCTGGACGAGGGACGCGCCATCGTCGTGGCCGAGGACGGCCGTGCCCTGCCGCCCGCAGCTCGGGTCCTGGCGCTGACGGGCTTCCGGCCCGATCTGTCCTTCCTGTCGGAGATGCGCATCGAGCTGGACCCGATCCTGCAGGCGCCCGTCCACCTCGCACCGTCGATTGATCCCAATCTGCACTCCTGCGGCAGCGTGGCGCCCCACGGCGCGGCCGAGCTGGCACACGCCGAACCTGACCTCTACATCGTCGGGATGAAGTCGTACGGGCGGGCACCGACCTTCCTGGCGATGACCGGCTACGAGCAGGTGCGCAGTGTGGCGGCGGAGCTGGCCGGCGACCACGACGCGGCTCGCCGGGTCGAGCTGGTGCTGCCCGACACCGGCGTCTGTAGCGGCGCCGGCCTGTTCGACAGCCCCGAGGATGCAGGTAGCGGCGGCTGCTGCGGGACGCCGGTCGCATCCCCGCTGCCGGCGTCCTTGTCGCTCAACCCGATTGGCGGATGA
- a CDS encoding MFS transporter has protein sequence MTPGGVGQASAAPGVGLRWVLATLCLTEITSWGVLYYAFTVLSARISADTGWSAPAVTAAFSAGLVTSAVMGIVVGRWLDRYGPRWIMTTGSVLGALAVLAVTAAPNYPMFVAAWVVAGLAMSAVFYAPAFAALTRFFGSDAVRALTVLTLAAGFASTVFAPLTAVLSDHMSWRATYVVLALGLAVVTVPAHFFGLRRPWPPVARHHHVEAPTRTARSRPFIALTAAFALASLASYAVIVNLVPLMTQRGIGTGAAAVALGLGGAGQVLGRLGYQTLVRRVRVVPRTVIIMGCVAATTALLGLFASYAALALIAIAAGMVRGIMTLLQATAVTERWGATHYGHLSGILSAPVMIATALGPFIGAALASLLHGYSAMFVVLGLIAAAAAGMAAATSPRSADSGR, from the coding sequence ATGACCCCCGGCGGAGTAGGCCAAGCAAGCGCAGCCCCCGGTGTCGGGCTGCGCTGGGTGCTGGCGACTCTGTGCCTCACCGAGATCACCAGCTGGGGGGTGCTGTACTACGCGTTCACCGTCCTGTCGGCCCGGATCAGCGCCGACACCGGGTGGTCCGCGCCCGCGGTGACCGCGGCGTTCTCGGCGGGTTTGGTGACCTCGGCCGTGATGGGCATCGTGGTGGGCCGGTGGCTCGATCGATACGGGCCGAGGTGGATCATGACGACCGGATCGGTGCTGGGCGCACTGGCTGTTCTCGCGGTGACCGCGGCACCGAACTACCCCATGTTCGTCGCGGCCTGGGTGGTCGCCGGCCTGGCGATGAGCGCGGTGTTCTACGCGCCCGCGTTCGCGGCGCTCACCCGGTTCTTCGGTAGCGATGCGGTCAGGGCGCTGACGGTGCTGACGCTGGCCGCGGGGTTCGCCAGCACCGTCTTCGCCCCGCTCACCGCGGTGCTGTCCGACCATATGAGTTGGCGCGCAACATATGTGGTTCTCGCCCTGGGGTTGGCCGTGGTGACCGTCCCGGCACATTTCTTCGGTCTTCGACGGCCCTGGCCGCCGGTGGCGCGGCACCATCACGTCGAGGCCCCGACTCGCACCGCTCGGAGCAGACCCTTCATCGCGCTCACCGCGGCGTTCGCCCTCGCGTCACTTGCCTCCTACGCGGTCATCGTCAACCTGGTCCCGCTGATGACTCAGCGTGGGATCGGCACCGGGGCCGCAGCGGTCGCGCTGGGGCTGGGAGGCGCCGGCCAGGTCCTCGGCCGGCTGGGATACCAAACCCTGGTGCGGCGGGTGCGCGTGGTGCCGCGCACGGTCATCATCATGGGGTGCGTCGCTGCCACCACGGCTCTGCTCGGGCTCTTCGCGTCCTATGCGGCGCTGGCGCTCATCGCGATCGCCGCGGGTATGGTCCGCGGCATCATGACACTGCTGCAGGCCACTGCTGTAACCGAGCGCTGGGGCGCAACACATTACGGTCATCTCAGTGGCATCCTCTCCGCGCCGGTGATGATCGCGACCGCCCTGGGCCCGTTCATCGGCGCGGCGCTGGCCAGCCTGCTCCACGGGTACTCCGCGATGTTCGTCGTCCTGGGGCTTATCGCTGCGGCCGCGGCCGGGATGGCGGCGGCCACGTCGCCGCGGAGCGCCGACTCCGGCCGATGA
- a CDS encoding alkaline phosphatase family protein yields MGYANHIGRVGALAVTLGVGWAVASAPGVAYADTTGSSDASQSSAGEKTRTSTYTKDAGTDSTDSAGAAGTHDNAAEADDDADDDESAKPAKSRGSKKSTSKDADADAAAADSDSDSDSDGADDSDDSDDADDSDAAGDTAEPVSVTTPATQTQPTTTEPATTKPATTATAAKPTLVSVITDVVTALLKPRQDPAPVTPLQGSTMLAALAAARDELERNALRRNTITTSQAAAALGLDTPNVLVIGVDGTNLSRVLATLGNDSNFFKLMQGSTTAASTIVGHTTVSNPSWSSILTGAWGEKTGVINNVFTPWTYDKWPTVFTQLETLNPAIQTTSIANWNVISGIAASGLGADTVINIPELPDDPRWLAADDLVGDFTEAAVSTASADIANLIFSYFVGVDENGHLYGGDSPEYAEAIRNFDRNLGEIMQQVDAWEIANGEQWTIMMVTDHGHQPQKGFGHGFQSPDETATFVIANNPDLFTPGGVNLKYSIIDVTPTVMTLFGFQPPADTDGVSLTDLGESTVTPVNNTTALRQALNDAIAMYGYPDIGTNVALSIRTIAATIPYYVDNITNGIVAALQGLAAQQIFLISPLAALAVIPVDIIGDLAYIGTNIVAQIVARLTGVTGASIFPLERPPAPTFPGEPEASTPDLLALTCSDGRVTGAVFTCPAIAV; encoded by the coding sequence ATGGGTTACGCCAACCACATCGGCCGTGTCGGAGCGCTGGCGGTGACGCTGGGCGTGGGGTGGGCGGTCGCCTCCGCGCCCGGCGTGGCGTACGCCGACACGACCGGTTCCTCGGATGCCAGTCAGTCCTCGGCCGGTGAGAAAACCCGAACATCGACCTACACGAAGGACGCCGGTACCGACAGCACCGACAGCGCGGGCGCGGCCGGCACACACGACAACGCTGCCGAAGCGGATGACGACGCTGACGATGACGAGTCGGCCAAGCCCGCCAAGTCGCGGGGCTCGAAGAAGTCCACATCCAAGGACGCGGACGCGGACGCGGCGGCTGCCGACTCTGACTCTGACTCTGACTCTGACGGAGCCGACGACTCTGACGACTCTGACGACGCCGACGACTCCGATGCTGCGGGCGACACCGCGGAACCGGTGAGTGTGACCACGCCGGCAACCCAGACCCAGCCCACCACGACAGAGCCGGCCACGACGAAGCCGGCCACGACGGCCACGGCTGCCAAGCCGACGCTGGTCAGCGTCATCACCGACGTGGTGACGGCGCTGCTGAAGCCGCGCCAGGACCCCGCGCCGGTGACGCCCCTGCAGGGTTCGACGATGCTGGCAGCGCTGGCGGCGGCACGGGACGAATTGGAGCGCAATGCGTTGCGCCGCAATACGATCACCACGTCGCAGGCCGCAGCGGCTCTCGGTCTCGACACACCCAACGTCCTCGTGATCGGCGTCGACGGCACGAACCTCAGCAGGGTGCTGGCGACCCTGGGGAACGACTCCAACTTCTTCAAACTGATGCAGGGCAGCACCACCGCCGCGTCGACCATCGTCGGCCACACCACCGTCTCGAACCCGTCGTGGTCGTCGATCCTCACGGGGGCGTGGGGCGAGAAGACAGGCGTCATCAACAACGTCTTCACCCCGTGGACCTATGACAAGTGGCCCACCGTCTTCACCCAGCTCGAGACGCTCAACCCCGCAATCCAGACCACGTCGATCGCCAACTGGAACGTCATCTCGGGCATCGCCGCATCCGGCCTCGGCGCCGACACCGTCATCAACATCCCCGAGCTACCGGACGACCCACGCTGGCTGGCCGCCGACGACCTGGTCGGCGACTTCACCGAGGCCGCGGTCAGCACGGCCAGCGCCGATATCGCCAACCTGATCTTCAGCTACTTCGTCGGTGTCGACGAGAACGGGCACCTGTACGGCGGCGACTCACCCGAGTACGCAGAAGCCATCCGCAACTTCGACCGCAACCTCGGCGAGATCATGCAGCAGGTCGACGCCTGGGAGATCGCCAACGGCGAGCAGTGGACGATCATGATGGTCACCGACCACGGCCACCAGCCGCAGAAGGGCTTCGGCCACGGCTTCCAATCACCCGACGAGACAGCCACATTCGTCATCGCCAACAACCCCGACCTGTTCACCCCGGGCGGTGTGAACCTCAAGTACTCGATCATCGACGTGACGCCGACGGTGATGACGCTGTTCGGTTTCCAGCCGCCCGCCGACACCGACGGAGTGTCACTGACCGACCTCGGCGAGAGCACCGTCACCCCGGTGAACAACACGACGGCCCTACGTCAGGCGCTCAACGACGCGATCGCGATGTACGGCTATCCCGACATCGGGACGAACGTCGCCCTGTCGATCCGTACCATCGCGGCCACGATTCCGTACTACGTGGACAACATCACCAACGGCATCGTCGCGGCGCTGCAGGGTTTGGCCGCCCAGCAGATCTTCCTGATCAGCCCGCTGGCCGCGCTGGCCGTCATCCCGGTCGACATCATCGGCGACCTCGCCTACATCGGGACCAACATCGTCGCGCAGATCGTCGCGCGGCTCACCGGCGTCACCGGGGCGAGCATCTTCCCGCTCGAGCGGCCGCCTGCGCCGACATTCCCCGGGGAGCCCGAGGCGTCCACACCGGACCTGCTGGCCCTGACATGCAGCGACGGACGGGTGACGGGCGCCGTCTTCACCTGCCCGGCGATCGCGGTCTGA